The Campylobacter sp. genome contains the following window.
AAAGAGCTCATTTACGCAAATACTCCCGGCAGCTTTATGGGCGTGAAGGTAAGCTACGTGATCTTGCGCACGCTTAGCATCGCTCTTGATGTGCCGCTGTACGCGATCAGCGGCTTTGAGCTAAGCGGCTTCGGGCCGATCAGAGCGAACAAAAACTTCAGCTACGTTTACGAACGCGGCGAAATCAGGATGAAAAAATGCGCCCCCGCCGCGCTATCTTTGCCGCAGGATTTATCGGTTTTAAATAAAAGCGATGATATACTTCCAAATTACATCATAGAAGCGGTTTAGGAGAGAGCTTGATTATAAGAATTCCTGCGACGAGTGCAAATTTAGGCCCCGGTTTCGACGCGCTCGGCCTTAGCCTAGGGCTATTTAACGAAGTAGAAATTACCGAGCAGAAGTTTTTTTGCGTATCGCTTAGCGGCGAGGGTAGCGACAGAGCGTGGCTTAAGAAGGGCAACGCTTTTTTGAATATTTTTAATGAAATTTACAGAAAACTAGGCGGCGGGCAAGAGTTAAATTTTAAATTCGCCTTTCACAACAACATCCCGTTTTCGCGTGGGCTAGGTAGCAGCTCGGCTGTGATCGTAGGCGCTATCGCAAGCGCTTATAAAGTTTGCGGCTTTGAGATCGATCGCGCTAAAATTTTAAACACGGCGCTGGAATATGAAAATCACCCCGATAATATCGCGCCCGCAACGCTCGGCGGCTTTGTCAGCAGCGTCGTGGACGGCAAGACGGTTCGCACGCAAAAATGCGAAATTTCGCAAGATCTGCAAGCGGTCGTTGTCATTCCCGATACGCCGATGCCTACGAACGAATCTCGCGGCAAGCTGCCTAAGAGCTTTTCGATCAAAGATTGCGTTAGCAACCTCTCGCACGCGGCGTTTCTGAGTGCTTGCTTTATGCGACGCGACTACGACAGCTTGCGCTATGCCTGTATCGATAAGATGCACGAGCAGATGCGCATGGGCGTGCTTCCGCAGCTTTTTGGGGTGCGCGAGATCGCCTATGATAACGGCGCGCTTATGAGCTCGCTCTCGGGAAGCGGCTCAAGCTTTTTAAATTTAGCCTACAGATCCGACGCCGCAAAGCTTAAAGCCTGCCTTAGCGAAAATTTTCAAAACTTCCGCGTCGAAATTTTAGAGATCGACAACGGCGGCTTTAATATTGACTAAGAAAAATAAAGATATAATCGCATGAGCGAACCGATTAGGATGTGCGTTATTTGCAAGGGGCGCTTCGCCAAGCGCGAACTCCACGCCTTTTTGCAAAATTTTAAAAATATAAGCTCAAACAGACAATTTTATATTTGCGACGGTTGCATAAATCAAAAAGAGAAAATTTCAAAATATCTATCTAAATTTGCGTCTAGCGCAGATTTGGGACATATCAAGGAGAGGGTTTTAAATGGGTGTTCTGATTAAAGATATCGCGGACGAGCTTGGATACGCAAGCAAAGAGATAATCGAAAAAGCGCAGGAGATGGGCTTTAAAAAGGTAAAAACCGCGTCGAATA
Protein-coding sequences here:
- a CDS encoding glycoprotease, with amino-acid sequence MYESGAKIAEFKSNEGEKADNFLICKFSEILKTYKIKELIYANTPGSFMGVKVSYVILRTLSIALDVPLYAISGFELSGFGPIRANKNFSYVYERGEIRMKKCAPAALSLPQDLSVLNKSDDILPNYIIEAV
- the thrB gene encoding homoserine kinase; protein product: MIIRIPATSANLGPGFDALGLSLGLFNEVEITEQKFFCVSLSGEGSDRAWLKKGNAFLNIFNEIYRKLGGGQELNFKFAFHNNIPFSRGLGSSSAVIVGAIASAYKVCGFEIDRAKILNTALEYENHPDNIAPATLGGFVSSVVDGKTVRTQKCEISQDLQAVVVIPDTPMPTNESRGKLPKSFSIKDCVSNLSHAAFLSACFMRRDYDSLRYACIDKMHEQMRMGVLPQLFGVREIAYDNGALMSSLSGSGSSFLNLAYRSDAAKLKACLSENFQNFRVEILEIDNGGFNID